GCAGCACGGCAGCGGTCGCGAGCCCCACAGCGATCAGCGCGAAAAATGCCACGAAGCCACCGAGGAAGAGCCGCGTGCCGCGCAGGTCCGGCACGCCGTCCATCGGGCCGGACCGTGCGAGCGCTTCCAGCACATGCGCGGGCACGGTCAGTACCCGCGGCACAACGACCTGTGACGCGGGCGGCGTCGCCTCGCGCGCGACAGGCGTCGCGGCGGACTGGCTCTTGCGATGTTTTCTGCCCACTGCGCGCAGTGGGCCCTACATCTGCACCAGCGCCTGCTGCAGGTCGGCACGCAGGTCGTCGACGTCTTCCAGCCCGACCGAAAAGCGCACGAGCGTGCCCTTGTAGGGCCAGCGCGCCACGCTCGCATCGCGCATCAGGCCGATGTCGTAGGGCACCACCAGGCTGATCGGCCCGCCCCATGAATAGCCGAGACGAAAGAGCTTCAGGCTGTCGCAGAAGCGGTCGACCTGCTCGGCGCTGTAGCGCTCGTCGAACACCACCGAGAACAGGCCCGCGGCCAGGTCGGTGGCGCCGCACAGCGCGCGCCAGTTGGCGTGGCCGGGCGAGTCTTCCAGCGCCGGATGCAGCACCTGCGCGATTTCCTCGCAGCCATTGAGCCAACCCGCCAGTTCGCGCGCCGCGCGGTCGTGCGCGGCATAGCGCAGGCCGATGCTCGGCAGGGAGCGCAGCAGCGTTTCCACGTCTCCCACGCCGATGCCGAAACCGATGCGCATGTGCGCCAGTTTGAGCGCGCGGTGCAGCCGCTCGTCGTTGGTGACCACGCTGCCCATCAACACATCGCCGCCACCGCTCGGGTACTTGGTGAGCGCGTGCACCGAGATGTCGACGCCCTGCCCCGTGCCGTTGAAGTCGAAGGGCGCGAAGGCCAAGCCGGCGCCCCAGGTGTTGTCCAGCGCGGTCACTACGCCGCGCGCGCGGCAGACGTCCACGAGCGCGGGCAGGTTCGGAAACTCCATCGTGACCGAGCCCGCCGCCTCGACCCACACCAGCCGCGTACGGTGCGAGATCTTGGCCTCCAGGTCGGCCGGGTTCATCGCGTCGTACAGGCGATGGGTAATGCCGAAGTTGGCCAGCTCGCCGGTGGCCAGCGCCTTGTTGGGGCCATAGGCGTTGTCGGGAATCAGCACCTCGTCGCCGGTCTTCAGGAGGGCGAACGAGACCAGCGAGATGGCCGCCAGGCCGCTGGGCACCAGCAGGCACTCGGTGCCGCCTTCGAGCGTGGACAGGCGCTCCTCGAGCGTGAAGGTGGTGGGCGTGCCGTGCAGGCCGTAGGTGTAGCCGGCCTTGGTCTTCCAGTCGCGCGCGCGCATGGCGGCCACGTCGGCGAAGAACACGGTCGATGCCTTGAACACGCCGGGCTGCGGCGCGGCGAAATTGGCGGGCGGGGTGTAGGGATGGTGAATCAGGGTGGTCGAAGGCTTGCTCATGTGTCGATGCTAGCGCGCCCGTCACATGCGGGGAAAGCGGACGCCCTAGACTCGCGGCCTCGCGCTTGCGCACCACGCCCCACAACCCTTCCAGGAGCCCGCCGATGCCGATCACGAACCCTCAGTTGCAGAACCACCCGTTCCTCGAGGAGATGTACCGCGACGCGTATTTCCCCGACTTCCTGGTCGACAAGTGCAAGCAGATCCTGGTCGACCTCTGCGAGGCGATCGAGGCGAAAAAGCCTTCGGACAATGCCGGCTTGCTGAAGCTCACCCATGCCGCCACGGATCGGTTTAACGACCTGATCGAGGAATTCGAAGAGAACGACAGCGAACTGGAAACAGGTGCTCGCGAAGCCATCGCCGCGGACTTCGACACCATCGTCAAGGCCTATGGGTTCGATGTCGATATCGAGGAAGTGATCGCTACGCGCGACTGGTAGGCCTGGATTCCGCAGCACGGGGGTTCCGTCACACAATGCGCCGATCGTGCAGTTGACGCGCCCTCCACCCCCTCACTTGCAGCCCTTCGTGAAGCTGCTGTGGGCTTCATCGCCCGATGGCGTGCCGACCGAACGGCCGGGCGCGCGCGAGCATGTGCTGCCCACCGGCGGGATGCACCTGGTGTTCCGCCTTTCGGGTCCGCCGCTGAAGTTGTTCGGCGGCCCCGACGACATGCGCGGCCAGACCTGCGACTACGCGATCGTCGGCGGCGCACGTGCCGCCTCCTACATGCGCGACGTTTCGGTGGCGACGCGCTCCGTCGGCGCGCAGTTGCAGCCCGGCGCCGCGCGGGCCCTGCTCGGTGCGCCCGAGGACGCACTGGCCAGCCAGCACACGCCGCTGGACGCGCTGTGGGGCGCGCGGCAGACCGATGCCGCGCTCGAACAGGTCCATGCGGCGGGCGGCCTCGAACGACAGCTGGCAGTCTTCGAAGCCCTGCTCACCCAGCGTGTCATCGACTCGCTCAGTGCCGGCTTGCGTGGCCTGCACCCAGCCATCGCCTCGACGCTCGGACCGCTTGCGCGCGAGAACCCGTCGATCGCCGGACTGGTGACACGCAGCGGCTACAGCCACCGCCGCTTCATTGCGCTCTTTCGCAGCGCCATCGGCCTCAGCCCCAAGGAGTACGCGCGCGTGATGCGTTTCGACCGCGCGCTGACGCTGGCCGCCGACCCGGCGCAAAGCTGGGCCGAGATCGCGCTCACCGCCGGCTACAGCGACCAGGCGCACCTGAGCCGCGAGTTCTCGGCGCTGGCGGGCATGTCGCCGCAGGCGTGGCGGCGGACCGGAGCCACCTCGCCGCGGCATGTGCCGGCGGACACGACAACAGGTCAAATTCGTTCAAGACGCTAGCGGCACGGCGGCCCAGAATCGGCGCCACGACAACGGCTTCTCCCTCGAAAGGCAATCCATCATGGCGATCCACGAACTGTTCCCGTACCTCTGCGTCGACGATGCCGGCGCAGCCATCGACTTCTATTGCGAGGTCTTCGAGGTGAAGGAGATCTTCCGCCTCACCGAGCCCAGCGGACGCATCGGCCATGCGGAGCTGGATTTCCACAACGACGCGATCCTGATGATTTCGGACGAGTTCGCCGAGTTCAACATCCGCAGCGCCAAGACGCTGGGCGGCAGCGCGGTGACGCTGCACCTGCATGTGGACGATGCGGATGCGGTGGTGGCGCGGGCCGTGGCGGCCGGCGCGACGCTCGACATGGCGCCGCAGGACCAGTTCTACGGTGAGCGCTCCGGGGTTTTTCGTGACCCCTTCGGGCACCGCTGGAACGTGGGGCACAGCATCGAAAAACTGACGCCGGAAGAGATGCAGCGACGCTATACGGCGATGCTCACTTCCGGCGACGGGTCGTGCCAGAGCTGATCAGACCGACCACTTCTCGAGCAGCTTCTCGGCGCCGAGCGAGTCGTAGCCCTCGAAGGGCTGGTGGATCCAGGGATTGGTCGCCAGGTACTCCACCGAATAGTCGGGCGTGAAGGTCGACAGCGCCTTGGTCCAGATCACCGCGCTGCGCAGCTCGGTGATGGGCTTGTAGTTGTTGCGCAGCATGTCCATCACGGCGTGCAGCGTGTGGCCCGAGTCGGCCAGGTCGTCCACCAGCAGCACCTTGCCGGCGATCTCGCCCTTGGGCGTGGTGATGAAGCGGGCGATGTCCAGGTGGCCCTGCACCGTGCCGGCATCGGCGCGGTAGGAGCTGGTCGACATGATCGCCAGCGGCTTGTCGAAGATGCGCGAGAGCACGTCGCCCGGACGCATGCCGCCGCGCGCGAGACACAGGATCGTGTCGAACTCCCAGCCCGACTGGTGCACCTTGATCGCGAGCTTCTCGATCAGGTTGTGATACTCGTCGTAGCTGACGTAGAGATGTTTGCCGTCTTCGGTCAACATGGGTCTTTGTTCCTCTTTCAGTCGGCCAGGTAGGGGTGACGCATCATGATCGTGTGGTCGCGATCCGGGCTCGTGGACACCATGTGGATCGGCACACCGGTGATCTGCTCGATGCGCTGCAGATAGAGGCGCGCATTGACCGGCAGCTTGTCGTACTGCGTGACGCCCACGGTGCTTTCGCTCCAGCCTTCGAGGGTTTCGTAGATCGGCGTGCAGCGTTCGATTTCGTCCGCGCCCATCGGCAGGATGTCGGTGGTTTCGCCGTCGAGCTCATAGCCGGTGCACAGCTCGAGCTTCTCGAGGCCGTCGAGCACGTCGAGCTTGGTGATGCACAGTCCCGAGAGTCCATTGACCTGCGCCGAGCGCTTGAGCAGCGCGGCGTCGAACCAGCCGCAACGGCGGCTGCGGCCGGTGGTCACGCCCTTTTCGGCGCCCACGGTGCTCATGTGATAGCCGGGCGTGCCGGGCGTGGCCCAGTCGAGTTCGGTGGGGAACGGGCCGCCGCCGACGCGCGTGCAGTAGGCCTTCGTGATGCCCAGGATGTAGTGCAGCATGCCCGGCCCCACGCCCGAACCGGCGGCGGCGTTGCCGGCCACGCAGTTGCTGGAGGTGACGTACGGATAGGTGCCGTGGTCGACGTCGAGCAGCGTGCCCTGCGCGCCTTCGAACAGCAGGTTGGCACCGGCCTTGTGGGCGTCGTTCAGTTCGCGCGACACGTCGGCCATCATTGGCTTGAGCAGCACGGCGTGGCGCATGGCTTCGTCGAAGACCGTGTCGAAATCGACGGCCGGTGCGCCCAGCACCTGCGTCAGCACATGGTTGTGCAGGTCGAGCAGCACACGCAGCTTGGTGGCGAAGCGCTCGGGGTGCTTCAGGTCCTGCACGCGCAGCGCGCGACGAGCGATCTTGTCTTCGTAGGCCGGACCGATGCCGCGGCCGGTGGTGCCGATCTTCTCGACGCCGCCCTTCTCGCGGTAGGCCTCGCGCGCGATGTCCAGCGCGGCGTGGAACGGCAGGATCAGCGGGCAGGCCTCGCTGATGCGCAGGCGCGAGCGCACTTCGACGCCGGCTTTCTCTAGGCCTTCGATCTCCTCGAAGAGCTTGGCGGCCGACAGCACCACGCCGTTGCCGATGTAGCACTTGACGCCGGGCCGCATGATGCCGCTCGGGATCAGGTGCAGCGCGGTCTTCACGCCGTTGATGACCAGCGTGTGGCCCGCGTTGTGGCCGCCCTGGAAGCGGACCACGCCCTGGGCGCTCTCCGTCAGCCAGTCGACCAGCTTGCCCTTGCCTTCATCGCCCCACTGGGTGCCGACGACGACCACGTTTCTTCCGGTGGTTACGCTCATGCTCGTTCCATTGCTTAAAAATTCAGATCGCTCGGACACTCCACTGGCCGGCTTGCTCGACAAGCTCGCGGTCGCAATGGAATTCATCGATTTCGCTGCCGTGTCCCGGCAGCACACAGACAACCGTTTCACCGGCCTTGCGCAGTTGGGCGATGGCCTGGCGCAGGCCCGCCGCGTCACTCCAGGGCGCGCGAATGGCAGCGCGCAGCGGGCGCGCCGGCAGCACGCCGACCAGCTCGCGCACGTCCAGGCTGAAGCCGACGGCCGGGCGGTTGCGGCCGAATACGGCCCCCACCTCGTCGTAGCGACCGCCACGCACCAGTGAATCGGCGGCGCCCGGCACGTAGATGCCGAAGCGCATGCCGCTGTAGTAGGCGTAGCCGCGCAGGTCGGCCAGGTCGAAGCTGATCTCGCGCCCTGCGGTACCGTTCAGGCCGGCAGCGAGCTGCTTCAGATCGGCCAACGCTGCGGCTACGGCCGGTGTGCCCTTCAGCGCCTTGGCGGCCTCGTCGAGCACCGCCGCGTCGCCGTACAGCTGGACCAGCGCGCGCAGCCCGTCGCGCGAAGCGGCCGGGAAATCCTTGGTGAGCACATGCAGCTCGCTCGCGTCCTTGGCGGCCAGCGCAGCATGCACGCGGGCGAGCGCAGCCGCATCGACCGGCACGCCAGCGAACAGCGCACGCACGATGCGCGCATCGGCCAGGTCGACGATCACGCCATCGCGCAGGCCGGCAGCGTCGAGGCAGTCGAGCGCCAGCAAGAGCGTTTCAGTGTCGGCTTCGAGGCCGGCATGGCCATAGATCTCGGCGCCGAACTGCAGCGGCTCGCGCGTCGCATGCGGGCGGTCGGGCCGGGTATGGAGCACCGGGCCGCAATAGCAGAGGCGCGCCACGCCGTCGCGGTTCAGCAGGTGGGCATCGATGCGTGCCACCTGGGGGGTGGTGTCGGCGCGAAGGCCCATGCTGCGGCCGGAAAGCTGGTCGACGAGCTTGAAGGTTTGGAGGTCGAGCGCCTCGCCGGTGCCCGAAAGCAGCGATTCGAGGTGCTCGAGCAGCGGCGGCATCACCAGCTCGTAGCCATAGCCACGGGCGGTATCGAGCAGCTGGCGTCGAAGTTCTTCGATGTGGCGCGCCTCGGAAGGCAGCACATCGGCAATGTGATCCGGGAGGACCCAGGCGGACATGGGGATCGGGGGCGTGGTTAAACCGGGATTCTACCGGGACCGCGCTACGCCAAAACCCAAAGGAGGACCAAACCCAGCAAGATGCTGCAAAGACCGAAGAATCGAAGCTGCCCGTCTCGCAGCTGCATCAGCTGCCCGAAGCCCCGTCGCCACCCTCCCGGCGACACGAAGGGCAGGATGCCTTCGATCACCAGGACGAGCGCCAGCGCGCTCCAGAAGGTCTCGGCGCTCACGAAGCCCCGGAGCGGATCAACGGCGCGGTGCGTTGCCCGCCGAGCCGGAGCCCTGCATGGCGCGGAAGAAGTCGGACGACGGATCGACCACCAGCACGTCGCTCTTCTTGTTGAAGCTCTGCTTGTAGGCCTCGAGGCTGCGATAGAACTGGGCGAACTGCGGGTCGCGGCCGAAGGCCTCGCTGTAGGAAGCCGCAGCCTGGGCATCGCCCTCGCCCTTGATCTTCTGGGCGTCGCGATAGGCGTTCGCCACGATCACTTCGCGCTGGCGGTCGGCATCGGCGCGGATCTTTTCGCCTTCGGCCGTACCGGTCGAGCGCAGTTCGTTGGCCACGCGCTTGCGCTCGGCTTCCATGCGGCGGTAGACCGATTCGGTGATTGCTTCCACGTAGTCCACACGGGTGATCCGCACGTCGACCACGTCCACGCCCCAGGGCTTGGCGCCCTTCACCACGGCCAGCACTTCGCGCTGCACGTCGGCCATGAGGGCCTCGCGACGCACCGAGATCAGGTCGCGCACGGTGCGCTTGTTGATGTTTTCCTGGAACGCATTGCGCACCACGCGATTGAGCTGCATGGCACCCGCGTTCTCGTCGAGGCCGACGTTGCGGATGTAGGCCTGCGGATCGCTGATGCGCCAGCGCACATACCAGTCGATCACCACGCGCTGCTTTTCAGCCGTGAGCATGGGTTCGGTGTCGATGCTCGACAGCGTCAAGAGGCGCTTGTCGATGTACGACACGTTCTGGAACGGCGGCGGCAACTTGAAGTTGAGGCCGGGCTCGGTGATGACGCTCTTGATCTGGCCGAGGGCGTAGACCACGCCGAACTGGCGCTGGTCGACCACGAAAAGGGTCGAGCTCAGCAGCACGAGCAAGACGAGGATCGACGAGGCGATGAATCCGATTCTGTTCATGTTCTTCTTGGCCTTTATCAACGCACGTCGCGGTCACGCGAACGGCCGTCGCGTGCACGGGTCTCGCCCGTGGGCGGCGCCACCGGGATCACCGACGACTGGGCCGGAGCGGTGCCGGCCACGCTCGGGCTGGCGGCATCCACGGGCGTTGCCGCGGCGCTGTTGCCGCTCATCTGCATGAGCTTGTCGAGCGGCAGGTACAGCAGGTTGGAGCCTTGCTTGGTATCGACGAGCACCTTGGTCGTGCTGGCATAGATCTGCTGCATGGCGTCGGTGTACATGCGGTCGCGGGTGACCTGCGGCGCCTTCTGGTACTCGGCCAGCACCGCGCTGAAGCGGCCGGCATCACCTTGCGCCTGGGCCACGATGCGCGCCTTGTAGGCCTCGGACTCTTCCTTCAGGCGCGACGACGTACCGGTGGCGAGCGGCACCACGTTGTTGGCGTAGGCCTGGGCATCGTTCTTGGTGCGCTCGCGTTCCTGGCCGGCCTTGAGCACATCGTCGAACGCAGCCTGCACCTGCTCGGGGGGACGAACACCGCCTTGCTGCAGGTTGATGCCCACGACTTCGACGCCGATCTTGTAGCGGTCGAGGATGGTCTGCATCAGCGCGCGAACGCGCGGGGCGATCTGGTCGCGCTCTTCGGCGAGCGCGGCGTCCATCTTCATCTTGCCGACCACTTCGCGCACGGAGCTCTCGGCCACCTGCACGATGGTCTCGGACGGCG
This region of Variovorax sp. RKNM96 genomic DNA includes:
- a CDS encoding phosphoribosyltransferase family protein: MLTEDGKHLYVSYDEYHNLIEKLAIKVHQSGWEFDTILCLARGGMRPGDVLSRIFDKPLAIMSTSSYRADAGTVQGHLDIARFITTPKGEIAGKVLLVDDLADSGHTLHAVMDMLRNNYKPITELRSAVIWTKALSTFTPDYSVEYLATNPWIHQPFEGYDSLGAEKLLEKWSV
- a CDS encoding ATP phosphoribosyltransferase regulatory subunit, whose product is MSAWVLPDHIADVLPSEARHIEELRRQLLDTARGYGYELVMPPLLEHLESLLSGTGEALDLQTFKLVDQLSGRSMGLRADTTPQVARIDAHLLNRDGVARLCYCGPVLHTRPDRPHATREPLQFGAEIYGHAGLEADTETLLLALDCLDAAGLRDGVIVDLADARIVRALFAGVPVDAAALARVHAALAAKDASELHVLTKDFPAASRDGLRALVQLYGDAAVLDEAAKALKGTPAVAAALADLKQLAAGLNGTAGREISFDLADLRGYAYYSGMRFGIYVPGAADSLVRGGRYDEVGAVFGRNRPAVGFSLDVRELVGVLPARPLRAAIRAPWSDAAGLRQAIAQLRKAGETVVCVLPGHGSEIDEFHCDRELVEQAGQWSVRAI
- the hflC gene encoding protease modulator HflC; the encoded protein is MNRIGFIASSILVLLVLLSSTLFVVDQRQFGVVYALGQIKSVITEPGLNFKLPPPFQNVSYIDKRLLTLSSIDTEPMLTAEKQRVVIDWYVRWRISDPQAYIRNVGLDENAGAMQLNRVVRNAFQENINKRTVRDLISVRREALMADVQREVLAVVKGAKPWGVDVVDVRITRVDYVEAITESVYRRMEAERKRVANELRSTGTAEGEKIRADADRQREVIVANAYRDAQKIKGEGDAQAAASYSEAFGRDPQFAQFYRSLEAYKQSFNKKSDVLVVDPSSDFFRAMQGSGSAGNAPRR
- a CDS encoding DUF5713 family protein, whose amino-acid sequence is MPITNPQLQNHPFLEEMYRDAYFPDFLVDKCKQILVDLCEAIEAKKPSDNAGLLKLTHAATDRFNDLIEEFEENDSELETGAREAIAADFDTIVKAYGFDVDIEEVIATRDW
- a CDS encoding DUF2065 domain-containing protein, which encodes MSAETFWSALALVLVIEGILPFVSPGGWRRGFGQLMQLRDGQLRFFGLCSILLGLVLLWVLA
- a CDS encoding adenylosuccinate synthase; amino-acid sequence: MSVTTGRNVVVVGTQWGDEGKGKLVDWLTESAQGVVRFQGGHNAGHTLVINGVKTALHLIPSGIMRPGVKCYIGNGVVLSAAKLFEEIEGLEKAGVEVRSRLRISEACPLILPFHAALDIAREAYREKGGVEKIGTTGRGIGPAYEDKIARRALRVQDLKHPERFATKLRVLLDLHNHVLTQVLGAPAVDFDTVFDEAMRHAVLLKPMMADVSRELNDAHKAGANLLFEGAQGTLLDVDHGTYPYVTSSNCVAGNAAAGSGVGPGMLHYILGITKAYCTRVGGGPFPTELDWATPGTPGYHMSTVGAEKGVTTGRSRRCGWFDAALLKRSAQVNGLSGLCITKLDVLDGLEKLELCTGYELDGETTDILPMGADEIERCTPIYETLEGWSESTVGVTQYDKLPVNARLYLQRIEQITGVPIHMVSTSPDRDHTIMMRHPYLAD
- the hflK gene encoding FtsH protease activity modulator HflK, whose translation is MFNLNDGRWGRGDEPSSSNGDRPAGNRPPDADPPGAPTPPPSGNNNNNGNRPRGQGPNQGPPDLDELWRDLNRKLGGFFGGGKGGGGNRPNGSNSGGGGNGYRPDMKNAGFGLGLVAAVALLIWLGTGFFIVNEGQQAVVTQFGRYKSTVNAGFNWRLPYPIQRHEVVVTTQIRSTDVGRDAIVRSTGLRESAMLTEDENIVEIKFAVQYRLSDARAWLYESKSPSETIVQVAESSVREVVGKMKMDAALAEERDQIAPRVRALMQTILDRYKIGVEVVGINLQQGGVRPPEQVQAAFDDVLKAGQERERTKNDAQAYANNVVPLATGTSSRLKEESEAYKARIVAQAQGDAGRFSAVLAEYQKAPQVTRDRMYTDAMQQIYASTTKVLVDTKQGSNLLYLPLDKLMQMSGNSAAATPVDAASPSVAGTAPAQSSVIPVAPPTGETRARDGRSRDRDVR
- a CDS encoding VOC family protein, translated to MAIHELFPYLCVDDAGAAIDFYCEVFEVKEIFRLTEPSGRIGHAELDFHNDAILMISDEFAEFNIRSAKTLGGSAVTLHLHVDDADAVVARAVAAGATLDMAPQDQFYGERSGVFRDPFGHRWNVGHSIEKLTPEEMQRRYTAMLTSGDGSCQS
- a CDS encoding PLP-dependent transferase; amino-acid sequence: MSKPSTTLIHHPYTPPANFAAPQPGVFKASTVFFADVAAMRARDWKTKAGYTYGLHGTPTTFTLEERLSTLEGGTECLLVPSGLAAISLVSFALLKTGDEVLIPDNAYGPNKALATGELANFGITHRLYDAMNPADLEAKISHRTRLVWVEAAGSVTMEFPNLPALVDVCRARGVVTALDNTWGAGLAFAPFDFNGTGQGVDISVHALTKYPSGGGDVLMGSVVTNDERLHRALKLAHMRIGFGIGVGDVETLLRSLPSIGLRYAAHDRAARELAGWLNGCEEIAQVLHPALEDSPGHANWRALCGATDLAAGLFSVVFDERYSAEQVDRFCDSLKLFRLGYSWGGPISLVVPYDIGLMRDASVARWPYKGTLVRFSVGLEDVDDLRADLQQALVQM
- a CDS encoding AraC family transcriptional regulator, which encodes MQLTRPPPPHLQPFVKLLWASSPDGVPTERPGAREHVLPTGGMHLVFRLSGPPLKLFGGPDDMRGQTCDYAIVGGARAASYMRDVSVATRSVGAQLQPGAARALLGAPEDALASQHTPLDALWGARQTDAALEQVHAAGGLERQLAVFEALLTQRVIDSLSAGLRGLHPAIASTLGPLARENPSIAGLVTRSGYSHRRFIALFRSAIGLSPKEYARVMRFDRALTLAADPAQSWAEIALTAGYSDQAHLSREFSALAGMSPQAWRRTGATSPRHVPADTTTGQIRSRR